A region of Thiobacter sp. AK1 DNA encodes the following proteins:
- a CDS encoding YybH family protein, which produces MTTRFPSPEDAEAAFYRAFERNDLDAMLAVWDEAEDVICVHPMGSPLKGVRAVAQSWQEILGAQVAMRFGIEPIQITRQQGLAIHIVKEHIMVPDGKPVAPMSATNVYRETPAGWRMILHHASPAPGVLSGPHVGRALH; this is translated from the coding sequence ATGACCACCCGTTTCCCCTCACCGGAGGACGCCGAGGCCGCTTTCTACCGCGCCTTCGAACGAAACGATCTGGATGCCATGCTGGCGGTCTGGGATGAAGCGGAAGACGTGATCTGCGTGCATCCCATGGGCAGTCCGCTCAAAGGGGTACGCGCCGTGGCCCAGAGTTGGCAGGAAATCCTGGGCGCGCAAGTGGCGATGCGTTTCGGTATCGAGCCCATTCAGATCACCCGCCAGCAGGGTCTTGCCATCCACATCGTCAAGGAACACATCATGGTACCGGATGGCAAGCCGGTGGCGCCCATGAGTGCCACCAACGTCTATCGTGAGACCCCGGCGGGCTGGCGCATGATCCTGCACCACGCTTCGCCGGCGCCGGGCGTGCTGTCCGGCCCGCACGTCGGTCGTGCCCTGCACTGA
- a CDS encoding hydrolase has protein sequence MPGHLQPSTYRAPRWLPGGHAQTLYAALWARVPHIPYRRERWILPDGDFLDLDWVDGSPGAPLVVLFHGLEGNSRGHYARALMQAVRRRGWRGVVPHFRGCSGEPNRLARAYHSGDSAEIDLILRRFRAEFPGRALFAVGVSLGGNALLKWLGQWGAECLSILHAAAAVSAPMDLVAAGRALDRGFNRHTYVRHFLSTLRPKALEKIARHRLPVSPQAIRAAATLYRFDDLFTAPLHGFRDAMDYWRRASSKPWLNSISVPTLILNAQNDPFLPASALPTPEQVSAAVTLEFPAAGGHAGFVAGPFPGNLDWLPQRLIDYFAAHLAQPTLAPLPPNRHNAPASCAV, from the coding sequence ATGCCAGGCCACCTCCAACCCTCCACCTATCGCGCCCCACGCTGGCTCCCTGGGGGCCATGCCCAGACCCTCTATGCCGCGTTATGGGCGCGGGTGCCCCACATCCCCTACCGTCGCGAACGCTGGATCCTGCCGGACGGTGATTTCCTCGATCTGGACTGGGTGGATGGCTCTCCGGGAGCGCCGCTGGTGGTGCTCTTCCACGGCCTGGAAGGCAACTCGCGCGGCCACTACGCACGCGCCCTGATGCAAGCCGTGCGCCGGCGCGGCTGGCGCGGTGTGGTGCCCCATTTCCGCGGCTGCAGCGGTGAGCCCAACCGTCTCGCGCGCGCCTACCACTCCGGCGACTCCGCCGAGATCGACCTCATCCTGCGTCGCTTCCGTGCCGAATTTCCTGGGCGGGCACTGTTCGCGGTGGGCGTCTCCCTGGGCGGCAACGCCCTGCTCAAATGGCTCGGCCAATGGGGAGCGGAATGTTTGTCCATCCTCCACGCCGCCGCGGCCGTTTCGGCACCCATGGATCTCGTGGCCGCGGGGCGCGCGTTGGATCGCGGTTTCAATCGGCACACCTACGTGCGCCATTTCCTGTCCACCCTGCGCCCCAAGGCCCTGGAGAAGATTGCGCGCCACCGTCTGCCCGTGAGTCCGCAGGCGATACGGGCCGCCGCCACTCTCTACCGCTTCGATGATTTGTTCACGGCGCCGCTGCACGGTTTCCGCGACGCAATGGATTACTGGCGCCGGGCATCGAGCAAGCCCTGGCTCAATTCCATTTCCGTGCCCACGCTCATCCTCAACGCGCAAAACGACCCTTTCCTGCCAGCATCGGCCCTGCCTACGCCAGAGCAGGTGAGTGCGGCGGTAACCCTGGAATTCCCGGCCGCAGGCGGTCACGCGGGCTTCGTCGCTGGCCCCTTTCCCGGCAACCTCGACTGGCTGCCGCAGCGGCTCATTGACTACTTCGCGGCTCACCTTGCGCAGCCGACGCTAGCCCCCTTGCCGCCGAATCGTCATAATGCTCCTGCATCTTGTGCAGTCTGA
- a CDS encoding phosphomannomutase/phosphoglucomutase, with the protein MQNLPPEIFKAYDIRGIVGKTFTPEIVEAIGQAIGSEAQARGQRAIVIGRDGRLSGPVLSEALARGIRKAGIDVIDIGMVATPMTYFAAFELRTHSAVMVTGSHNPPDYNGLKMVLGGETLSGEAIQALRQRLLDGALSHGEGSYRQEEIAQRYIERIVSDVKLARPMKIVIDCGNGVAGAYAPRLYRRLGCAVTELYCEVDGTFPHHHPDPSQPKNLQDLIAHLKAGEGEIGLAFDGDGDRLGVVTRDGQIIYPDRQLMLFADDVLARNPGAKIIFDVKSTRKLFDWIRARGGEPILWKTGHSFIKAKMKETGALLAGEMSGHIFFKERWYGFDDGLYAGCRLLEYLSRQPDVTATLHSLPDTVNTPELNIKMAEGEHYALMEKLKTTARFPTAKEIITLDGLRVEYEDGFGLARPSNTTPVIVLRFEADNPAALERIQADFRRVLREAAPDLPLPF; encoded by the coding sequence ATGCAGAATCTCCCTCCAGAAATCTTCAAGGCCTACGACATCCGCGGCATCGTCGGCAAGACCTTCACGCCGGAAATCGTCGAGGCCATCGGCCAGGCCATCGGTTCGGAGGCGCAGGCCCGTGGCCAGCGGGCCATCGTCATTGGCCGGGATGGCCGCCTGTCGGGTCCGGTGCTCAGCGAAGCGCTGGCGCGCGGCATCCGCAAGGCGGGCATCGACGTCATCGACATTGGCATGGTGGCCACGCCGATGACTTATTTCGCCGCCTTCGAGCTGCGCACCCATTCCGCCGTGATGGTCACGGGCAGCCACAATCCGCCGGACTACAACGGACTGAAGATGGTATTGGGCGGCGAAACACTGTCCGGCGAGGCGATCCAGGCGCTGCGCCAGCGGCTGCTCGATGGCGCGCTCAGCCACGGCGAAGGCAGCTATCGGCAGGAGGAGATCGCGCAGCGCTACATCGAGCGCATCGTCTCCGACGTGAAGCTTGCCCGCCCCATGAAGATCGTCATCGACTGCGGCAACGGCGTGGCCGGCGCCTATGCGCCGCGTCTGTACCGGCGTTTAGGCTGCGCAGTGACGGAACTCTACTGCGAGGTGGATGGCACCTTCCCCCATCATCATCCGGATCCCTCGCAGCCAAAAAACCTGCAGGATCTCATCGCCCACCTCAAGGCAGGTGAGGGAGAAATCGGCTTGGCCTTCGACGGCGACGGTGACCGCCTGGGCGTGGTCACCCGCGATGGCCAGATCATCTACCCCGACCGGCAGCTAATGCTGTTCGCCGATGACGTGCTGGCCCGCAACCCCGGTGCCAAGATCATTTTCGACGTGAAGTCCACCCGCAAGCTGTTCGATTGGATCCGCGCCCGCGGCGGTGAACCCATCCTGTGGAAGACTGGCCATTCCTTCATCAAAGCGAAGATGAAGGAAACCGGCGCCCTGCTCGCGGGCGAGATGAGCGGCCACATTTTCTTCAAGGAGCGCTGGTACGGCTTCGACGATGGCCTGTATGCGGGCTGCCGGCTGCTGGAATACCTATCGCGCCAACCCGACGTGACCGCCACCCTACACAGCCTACCGGACACAGTGAATACGCCCGAGCTCAACATCAAGATGGCCGAGGGCGAGCACTATGCGCTGATGGAGAAACTCAAGACCACGGCGCGCTTTCCCACTGCCAAGGAGATCATCACCCTGGATGGGCTGCGCGTGGAATACGAAGACGGCTTCGGACTCGCGCGGCCTTCCAACACCACGCCGGTGATCGTGCTGCGCTTCGAGGCAGACAATCCGGCGGCGCTTGAGCGCATCCAAGCAGACTTCCGGCGCGTACTGCGGGAAGCCGCGCCGGATCTGCCGTTGCCTTTCTGA
- a CDS encoding quinone-dependent dihydroorotate dehydrogenase produces MATTFIPDARMFYCLARPLLFALDPETAHELTIQGLSRADGLLSWVMPQRPCAARRVMGIEFPNPLGLAAGLDKNGEAIAGLAALGFGFIEIGTVTPRPQAGNPRPRLFRIPEAQAIINRMGFNNQGVDALIENVKHARFRGVLGINIGKNFDTPMERAADDYLLCLRKVYAHASYVTVNVSSPNTRNLRELQESEALDALLIRLKTEQARLADEHGRYVPLVIKIAPDLTPEQLVAIADRLLAHRIDGVIATNTTVSREGVSHLPHGQESGGLSGAPLREKSTAVIRALYAQLQDAVPIIGVGGIMNGADALEKIEAGASLVQVYTGLVYRGPDLIREVLKTLCAPPPNRRRDDPFLS; encoded by the coding sequence ATGGCGACCACCTTCATCCCGGACGCCCGCATGTTCTATTGTCTCGCCCGCCCGCTTTTGTTTGCTCTCGATCCGGAAACCGCCCATGAACTGACGATTCAGGGCTTAAGTCGCGCTGATGGTCTGCTGAGCTGGGTCATGCCGCAGCGACCCTGTGCAGCGCGCCGGGTGATGGGTATCGAGTTCCCCAATCCGCTGGGGCTGGCCGCGGGGCTGGACAAAAACGGCGAGGCAATCGCTGGTCTGGCTGCGCTAGGCTTCGGCTTCATCGAGATCGGTACCGTAACGCCGCGACCGCAGGCGGGCAACCCGCGCCCCCGCCTGTTCCGCATCCCAGAGGCGCAGGCCATCATCAACCGCATGGGTTTCAACAACCAGGGCGTGGATGCGCTGATCGAGAACGTCAAGCACGCGCGTTTCCGCGGCGTGCTCGGGATCAACATCGGCAAGAATTTCGACACCCCGATGGAACGCGCGGCGGACGATTATCTCCTCTGTCTGCGCAAGGTCTATGCCCACGCCAGCTATGTCACGGTCAACGTTTCCTCCCCCAACACGCGCAACCTGCGCGAGTTGCAAGAAAGCGAGGCACTCGACGCGCTGCTCATACGCCTGAAAACGGAACAGGCGCGGCTCGCCGATGAACACGGCCGCTACGTGCCGCTGGTGATCAAGATCGCGCCGGATCTGACACCAGAACAGCTGGTGGCCATTGCCGACCGCCTGCTCGCCCACCGCATCGACGGCGTGATCGCCACCAACACGACCGTAAGCCGCGAAGGCGTGTCCCATCTACCCCACGGGCAAGAAAGCGGTGGCCTCTCGGGTGCCCCCCTGCGTGAGAAATCCACTGCGGTGATCCGGGCCCTCTACGCCCAACTGCAAGACGCCGTGCCCATCATCGGTGTCGGCGGCATCATGAACGGTGCGGACGCGCTGGAAAAGATCGAGGCCGGCGCCAGTTTGGTGCAGGTCTATACCGGCCTCGTTTATCGTGGACCCGATCTGATCCGCGAAGTGCTGAAAACGCTTTGCGCACCGCCACCCAACCGGAGGCGCGATGACCCATTCCTCTCGTGA
- a CDS encoding potassium transporter Kup has protein sequence MTHSSREASTASLALGAIGVVFGDIGTSPLYTMKEVFAGHHPLVPSEANVLGVLSLVFWALTIVVSIKYVAFIMRADNNGEGGIMALIAMVQRAVPATTRLGWLLVALGIFGASLFYGDSIITPAISVLSAVEGLQVATPAMRPLVEPIALIVLIFLFAIQRRGTHHVGRFFGPVMALWFITLAVLGIANILTVPKVLTALNPIHALDFFVQHQGYAFLTLGAVVLAVTGAEALYADMGHFGRFPIRLAWFGLVLPALLLNYFGQGALLIRDPEAIRNPFYLQAPDWALYPLIGLATAATIIASQAVITGAFSVTRQAIQLGYLPRMQTVHTSEHAIGQIYIPFTNWAMLIGIVVLVLMFGSSSNLAAAYGIAVTGTMLIDTILGFVVVITLWRWNRWLAVAGLLVFLSVDVGFFAATSLKIVEGGWFPLMVGVMVFTLLSTWKRGRQLLLSRLQSGAIALRPFIEGLVAHPPVRVPGTAVFLTASKDGVPHALLHNLAHNKVLHERVVFLTVTTENHPYVPPEKRVEIEDLGHDFYRLVIHYGFKDEPDIPAALALCADKGLKFEMMETSFFLSRETIIATAMPGMAPWREQLFIHMARNAESAMAFFRIPTNRVIELGSQVEI, from the coding sequence ATGACCCATTCCTCTCGTGAAGCCAGCACCGCCAGCCTCGCGCTGGGAGCGATTGGCGTGGTGTTCGGCGACATCGGCACCAGTCCGCTCTACACCATGAAGGAGGTGTTCGCAGGTCACCATCCCCTGGTGCCCTCCGAAGCGAACGTACTTGGAGTCCTCTCGCTGGTGTTCTGGGCCCTCACCATCGTAGTATCCATCAAGTACGTGGCCTTCATCATGCGCGCCGATAACAATGGCGAAGGCGGCATCATGGCGCTCATCGCCATGGTGCAGCGGGCCGTGCCAGCGACGACGCGCCTTGGCTGGCTGCTCGTCGCGCTGGGCATCTTCGGCGCTTCCTTGTTCTACGGCGACAGCATCATCACGCCAGCCATCTCGGTGCTGTCCGCCGTGGAAGGCCTGCAGGTAGCCACTCCTGCCATGCGCCCCTTGGTGGAACCCATCGCGCTGATCGTGCTCATCTTTTTGTTTGCCATCCAACGCCGTGGCACCCATCACGTGGGACGGTTTTTCGGGCCTGTCATGGCCCTGTGGTTTATCACGCTGGCCGTGCTGGGTATAGCCAACATCCTGACGGTGCCCAAGGTGCTGACGGCGCTCAATCCCATCCATGCCCTGGACTTCTTTGTCCAGCATCAGGGTTACGCCTTTCTCACCCTAGGCGCCGTGGTACTTGCCGTCACGGGCGCCGAGGCCCTCTATGCCGACATGGGCCATTTCGGACGGTTTCCCATCCGTCTGGCCTGGTTCGGCCTGGTGCTGCCAGCGCTGCTGCTCAATTATTTCGGCCAGGGGGCGCTGCTCATCCGCGACCCGGAAGCGATCCGCAATCCCTTCTATCTGCAGGCGCCGGACTGGGCCCTCTATCCCCTGATCGGCCTGGCCACCGCCGCCACCATCATCGCGTCCCAGGCCGTGATCACGGGTGCCTTTTCCGTCACCCGGCAGGCGATCCAACTGGGCTATCTGCCGCGCATGCAGACCGTGCATACGTCCGAGCACGCCATCGGCCAGATCTACATCCCTTTCACCAACTGGGCCATGCTCATTGGCATCGTGGTGCTGGTGCTCATGTTCGGCTCCTCCAGCAACCTGGCCGCGGCCTATGGCATTGCGGTTACCGGCACCATGCTGATCGACACCATTCTCGGTTTCGTCGTGGTCATCACTCTCTGGCGCTGGAACCGCTGGCTGGCGGTGGCAGGACTGCTGGTCTTCCTTAGCGTGGATGTGGGCTTCTTTGCCGCCACTTCCCTCAAGATCGTGGAGGGTGGCTGGTTCCCGCTGATGGTGGGCGTGATGGTATTCACCCTGCTATCCACCTGGAAACGGGGACGCCAGCTTTTGCTCAGTCGTCTGCAGTCCGGCGCAATCGCCCTACGGCCATTCATCGAGGGACTGGTGGCCCATCCGCCGGTGCGGGTGCCGGGCACCGCGGTGTTCCTCACCGCCAGCAAAGATGGCGTGCCCCACGCCCTGCTCCACAACCTGGCGCACAACAAGGTGCTGCACGAGCGCGTGGTATTTCTCACTGTGACCACGGAAAACCACCCCTACGTGCCGCCCGAAAAACGGGTGGAAATCGAAGATCTGGGCCACGATTTCTATCGGCTGGTGATTCACTACGGCTTCAAGGACGAGCCCGACATTCCCGCCGCACTGGCACTCTGTGCGGACAAGGGGCTCAAATTCGAGATGATGGAGACTTCCTTCTTCCTTTCGCGGGAAACCATCATCGCTACGGCTATGCCCGGCATGGCGCCCTGGCGCGAACAGTTGTTCATCCACATGGCGCGCAACGCGGAAAGTGCCATGGCGTTTTTCCGCATTCCCACCAACCGTGTGATCGAACTCGGCTCGCAGGTGGAAATTTGA
- the ald gene encoding alanine dehydrogenase: MRIGIPKEIKDHEYRVGATPAGVHVLVAAGHEVWVESGAGEHIGFSDEKYRAAGARIAATAQDVYRCPLVVKVKEPQPSEIPLLWEGQVVFCYFHLAASRELAQALLARKIIAIAYETVTDEQGALPLLIPMSEIAGRIAVHVGANCLHLANGGSGVLLGGVPGVSPGKVLVIGAGTVGTQAARMALGLGADVTILDVNLPRLRHLDDLFGPQLKTRYSEAHAIAELATEADLVVGSVYIPGKRAPKLISHDTVRHMKRGSVLVDVAIDQGGCAETSRPTTHTHPTYIHDGVVHYCVANMPAATARTSTQALTNATLPYTLLLAADPLSALKSRRDLRAGLQLYLGHVTHRAVAEDLGLPFTEPEQALAT, from the coding sequence ATGCGCATCGGTATTCCCAAGGAGATCAAAGACCACGAGTACCGGGTAGGCGCCACACCCGCCGGCGTGCATGTGCTGGTTGCAGCGGGTCATGAGGTGTGGGTGGAAAGCGGGGCCGGCGAGCACATCGGCTTCAGCGATGAAAAGTACCGCGCCGCCGGCGCCCGCATCGCCGCCACGGCGCAGGATGTCTACCGCTGCCCGCTGGTGGTCAAGGTAAAGGAGCCGCAGCCAAGCGAAATCCCCCTCCTGTGGGAAGGCCAGGTGGTGTTCTGCTATTTCCATCTGGCTGCCTCGCGGGAACTGGCGCAGGCGCTGCTTGCCCGCAAGATCATCGCCATCGCCTACGAGACCGTGACCGATGAGCAGGGCGCCTTGCCGCTGCTCATTCCCATGTCTGAGATCGCGGGGCGCATCGCGGTGCACGTGGGTGCCAACTGCCTGCACTTGGCCAACGGGGGTAGTGGAGTGCTACTGGGAGGGGTGCCCGGCGTGTCACCGGGCAAGGTTCTGGTGATCGGCGCCGGCACCGTGGGCACCCAGGCCGCACGCATGGCCCTGGGCCTGGGCGCGGACGTCACCATCCTGGACGTAAACCTCCCCCGTCTGCGTCACTTGGACGATTTATTCGGGCCACAGCTGAAGACCCGATATTCGGAAGCCCATGCCATTGCCGAGCTGGCCACCGAAGCCGATCTGGTAGTGGGTTCCGTGTACATTCCAGGGAAGCGCGCCCCCAAGCTGATCAGCCATGACACGGTGCGGCACATGAAACGTGGTTCGGTACTCGTGGATGTCGCGATCGACCAGGGTGGCTGCGCGGAAACCTCGCGCCCCACCACCCACACCCACCCCACCTATATCCATGACGGCGTGGTGCACTACTGCGTGGCCAACATGCCAGCCGCTACTGCGCGGACTTCCACCCAGGCATTGACCAACGCCACCCTGCCCTACACCCTGCTGCTTGCCGCCGATCCCCTGAGTGCGCTCAAGTCGCGCCGCGATCTGCGCGCCGGGCTGCAACTTTACCTGGGACACGTCACCCACCGCGCGGTGGCGGAAGACCTGGGGCTGCCCTTCACCGAGCCGGAACAAGCCCTCGCCACCTGA
- the rsxA gene encoding electron transport complex subunit RsxA, with amino-acid sequence METYFLILISTVFVNNIVLVKILGLCPFMGVSKKLEPAIGMGLATTFVLTVASGASYLINEYLLGTDLFYLRTLSFIVVIAAIVQLTEMFLHKMFPLLYQVLGIYLPLITTNCAVLGIPLLNVQEKHDFVESLFFGLGGALGFSMILIVFGAMRERLEGADVPAPFRGSAIAMVTAGFMSLAFMGFAGLVK; translated from the coding sequence GTGGAAACTTATTTCCTCATCCTCATCAGCACGGTGTTCGTCAACAACATCGTGCTGGTCAAGATCCTCGGGCTGTGTCCCTTCATGGGCGTGTCAAAGAAGCTGGAGCCGGCCATCGGCATGGGACTGGCCACCACCTTCGTGCTCACCGTCGCCTCCGGCGCCAGCTATCTCATCAATGAGTACCTGCTGGGTACCGATCTGTTTTACCTTCGCACGCTCTCCTTCATCGTCGTGATTGCCGCCATCGTGCAGCTGACGGAAATGTTTCTGCACAAGATGTTTCCGTTGCTCTACCAGGTGCTGGGCATCTACCTACCGTTGATCACCACCAATTGCGCCGTGCTCGGTATTCCACTGCTCAACGTGCAGGAGAAGCATGATTTCGTGGAATCCCTGTTCTTTGGCCTGGGTGGGGCGCTGGGCTTTTCCATGATCCTGATCGTGTTCGGCGCCATGCGCGAGCGGCTGGAAGGCGCGGATGTCCCCGCACCATTCCGTGGCAGCGCCATCGCCATGGTTACGGCGGGTTTCATGAGTCTGGCCTTCATGGGCTTCGCCGGACTGGTCAAATGA
- the rsxB gene encoding electron transport complex subunit RsxB has product MLSALLVMAGLATGLGLALGYVAVRFRVESSPLVDKIDAILPQTQCGQCGYPGCRPYAEAIAKGEADINQCPPGGEEGIRKLAELLGVEPKPLNTAHGVEKPKSVAVIDENLCIGCTLCIQACPVDAIVGAAKQMHTVIASECTGCELCVAPCPVDCIHMVPIQEDISTWKWKYPVIPLKAA; this is encoded by the coding sequence ATGCTTTCTGCGCTGCTCGTCATGGCTGGCCTCGCAACTGGGCTGGGTCTCGCGTTGGGCTACGTGGCGGTGCGTTTCAGGGTCGAATCCAGTCCGCTAGTGGACAAGATCGATGCCATCCTGCCCCAGACCCAGTGCGGCCAGTGCGGCTATCCCGGCTGCCGTCCCTATGCCGAGGCCATCGCCAAGGGCGAGGCAGACATCAATCAGTGTCCGCCGGGCGGCGAAGAAGGGATCCGCAAGCTGGCGGAGCTATTGGGGGTGGAGCCCAAGCCCTTGAACACCGCCCACGGCGTCGAGAAACCCAAGTCGGTGGCCGTGATCGACGAAAACTTGTGCATCGGCTGTACCCTGTGCATTCAGGCCTGCCCGGTGGATGCCATCGTCGGCGCCGCCAAGCAGATGCATACCGTGATCGCCTCCGAATGCACCGGTTGTGAGTTGTGCGTGGCGCCCTGTCCCGTGGATTGCATTCACATGGTGCCCATCCAGGAAGACATTTCCACCTGGAAGTGGAAATACCCGGTCATTCCCCTCAAGGCCGCCTGA
- the rsxC gene encoding electron transport complex subunit RsxC, with amino-acid sequence MRRLYGFPGGVHPPEHKTESSGRPIAPAPLPARLVVPLLQHIGNPAKPVVQPGQKVLKGELIGKADGYISVSVHAPTSGTVRAVEPHPVPHPSGLPALCVVIEADGEERWVEKTPIDYLHLDPSEVRNRLRDMGLAGLGGAVFPTYVKLNPIPERSVPTLVLNGCECEPWITCDDRLMQERAPSIVAGARIMRHLLDAREVIVAIEDNKAEAIAAMREACRDTDFEVVVVPTLYPSGSGKQLIQLLTGREVPSGGRSTDVGVQVFNVGTAHALDRAVNHGEPLISRIVTVTGNVRRPQNFEAPLGMPLAELVTLAGTPREDTTGYIMGGPMMGFDLNSDQVPVVKAMNCVIARSERLFPPLPLPLPCIRCTRCAQVCPVRLQPQDLYWFARAKNFGKAQEHNLFDCIECGCCAYVCPSHIPLVDYYRFAKSEIWAREREKKAADRARERHEFRLQRLEREKKERAEKLAQKAVASKDTAAMPNPDAQAKRAAIQAAIERARAKQAGIEPRNVSQLPPDKLKEIQEIEARRAKLREAMQKQPGDTP; translated from the coding sequence ATGCGTAGGCTTTACGGCTTTCCCGGCGGTGTGCATCCGCCCGAGCACAAGACCGAATCCAGCGGCCGTCCCATCGCGCCGGCGCCGCTGCCGGCACGCCTAGTGGTGCCCCTACTCCAGCACATCGGCAATCCCGCCAAACCCGTGGTGCAGCCTGGGCAGAAGGTGCTCAAGGGTGAGCTAATCGGCAAGGCAGACGGCTACATTTCGGTGAGCGTGCATGCGCCCACCTCGGGCACGGTGCGGGCGGTTGAGCCCCATCCGGTGCCCCATCCCTCCGGCCTGCCGGCTTTGTGTGTGGTGATCGAGGCCGACGGCGAAGAGAGGTGGGTGGAAAAAACGCCCATCGATTATCTCCATCTCGATCCGAGCGAGGTACGCAACCGCTTGCGCGACATGGGGCTGGCCGGTCTGGGCGGCGCCGTGTTTCCCACCTACGTCAAACTCAATCCGATCCCCGAGCGCAGCGTTCCCACCCTGGTGCTCAACGGCTGCGAGTGCGAGCCCTGGATCACCTGCGACGACCGTCTGATGCAGGAACGCGCCCCCAGCATCGTCGCGGGGGCGCGGATCATGCGCCATCTGCTGGATGCGCGAGAAGTCATCGTCGCCATTGAGGACAACAAGGCGGAGGCCATCGCCGCCATGCGCGAAGCCTGCCGGGACACTGATTTCGAAGTGGTCGTGGTACCCACCCTCTATCCGTCTGGCAGCGGCAAGCAGCTCATCCAACTGCTCACCGGGCGGGAAGTCCCCAGCGGCGGCCGCTCCACCGACGTGGGCGTGCAAGTCTTCAACGTGGGGACCGCCCACGCGCTGGACCGTGCAGTAAACCACGGGGAACCGCTGATCTCCCGCATCGTCACCGTTACCGGCAACGTGCGCCGGCCGCAGAATTTCGAAGCGCCCCTCGGCATGCCCCTGGCAGAACTCGTCACGCTGGCGGGTACCCCGCGGGAAGACACCACCGGCTACATCATGGGTGGCCCGATGATGGGCTTCGATCTGAACTCGGATCAGGTCCCGGTGGTGAAGGCCATGAACTGCGTGATCGCCCGTTCGGAACGGCTGTTTCCGCCTTTACCCTTGCCCTTGCCCTGCATCCGCTGCACGCGCTGTGCCCAGGTCTGCCCCGTACGGCTGCAACCCCAGGATCTCTACTGGTTCGCCCGTGCCAAGAATTTCGGCAAAGCCCAGGAGCACAATCTGTTCGATTGCATCGAGTGTGGCTGCTGCGCCTACGTCTGCCCCAGCCACATTCCGCTGGTGGACTATTACCGTTTCGCCAAGAGTGAGATCTGGGCGCGGGAACGGGAAAAGAAGGCAGCAGACCGGGCGCGCGAACGCCACGAATTCCGCTTGCAGCGTCTGGAGCGGGAAAAGAAGGAACGCGCGGAAAAGCTGGCCCAGAAAGCCGTCGCCTCGAAGGACACTGCCGCCATGCCCAATCCCGATGCGCAGGCCAAGCGCGCCGCCATCCAGGCCGCGATCGAGCGGGCCCGCGCCAAGCAGGCGGGTATCGAGCCACGCAACGTGTCGCAACTGCCGCCGGACAAGCTGAAGGAAATCCAGGAAATCGAAGCACGGCGTGCCAAACTGCGGGAGGCCATGCAAAAGCAACCCGGGGACACACCATGA
- a CDS encoding RnfABCDGE type electron transport complex subunit D produces MTYVAQPASVGMIMGKVLLALGLGIAAYVIYFGPAILVSLTLASLAALACEALVLRLRGYVIAPFLKDGSALVTAWLLALSMPPLAPWWLVVAGTAFAIVVAKHLYGGLGNNLFNPAMAGYVLLLVSFPSHMTQWPAAEMLAHAHLSLLDAAIYIFTGHLPAGVTLDAITMATPLDMLKTQLKLGHTVNEVTRAPLYGYLGGRGSEVIAAAWLVGGLILLKQRVITWHVPVAMLAALFAAALWFHVYDPDRYVAPWFHLATGGAMLGAFFIATDPVTGPTTPMGKLIFGAAIGLLVYLIRTFGGYPDGVAFAVLIMNMAVPLIDLYTQPRVIGHDSKKSDRS; encoded by the coding sequence ATGACCTACGTGGCACAACCCGCAAGCGTCGGCATGATCATGGGCAAGGTACTGCTAGCGCTGGGCCTTGGCATTGCCGCCTACGTGATCTATTTCGGCCCCGCCATCCTGGTGAGTCTCACGCTCGCCTCCCTCGCTGCCCTCGCCTGCGAGGCGCTAGTCCTGCGCCTGCGTGGCTACGTAATCGCGCCCTTCTTGAAGGATGGCAGCGCCCTGGTCACGGCGTGGCTATTGGCGCTTTCCATGCCGCCGCTTGCGCCGTGGTGGCTGGTGGTGGCTGGCACCGCCTTCGCCATCGTGGTGGCCAAGCATCTCTACGGAGGACTGGGGAACAACCTGTTTAATCCCGCCATGGCGGGCTACGTCCTGCTCTTGGTGTCCTTTCCTTCCCACATGACCCAGTGGCCGGCGGCGGAGATGCTGGCCCACGCCCACCTCTCCCTGCTCGACGCCGCGATCTACATTTTCACGGGCCATTTGCCCGCGGGCGTCACGCTCGATGCCATCACCATGGCCACGCCCCTGGACATGCTGAAGACCCAACTCAAACTCGGACATACGGTCAACGAAGTCACCCGCGCGCCCCTCTACGGCTACCTCGGAGGGCGCGGCAGTGAAGTCATCGCCGCTGCCTGGCTCGTTGGCGGACTTATCCTCCTCAAGCAGCGGGTGATCACCTGGCACGTGCCCGTGGCCATGCTGGCCGCCCTATTCGCCGCCGCCCTGTGGTTCCACGTGTACGACCCCGATCGTTACGTGGCACCCTGGTTTCATCTGGCCACGGGGGGTGCCATGCTGGGCGCCTTCTTCATCGCCACCGATCCCGTCACAGGCCCCACGACCCCCATGGGCAAGTTGATCTTCGGCGCCGCCATCGGTCTGCTCGTCTATCTCATTCGCACCTTCGGTGGCTATCCGGACGGCGTCGCCTTCGCGGTACTCATCATGAACATGGCCGTGCCTCTGATCGACCTCTACACCCAACCGCGGGTCATTGGGCACGACTCCAAGAAGTCCGACCGGTCATGA